A genomic window from Klebsiella quasipneumoniae subsp. quasipneumoniae includes:
- a CDS encoding LysR family transcriptional regulator yields MAKERALTLEALRVMDAIDRRGSFAAAADELGRVPSALSYTMQKLEEELDVVLFDRSGHRTKFTNVGRMLLERGRVLLEAADKLTTDAEALSRGWETHLTIVTEALVPTPDLFPLIEKLATKSNTQLSIITEVLAGAWERLEQGRADIVVAPDMHFRSSSEINSRKLYSVLSVYVAAPDHPIHQEPEPLSEVTRVKYRGVAVADTARERPVLTVQLLDKQPRLTVSTIEDKRQALLAGLGVATMPYPLVEKDIAEGRLRVVSPEYTNEIDIIMAWRRDSMGEAKSWCLREIPKLFAGR; encoded by the coding sequence ATGGCTAAAGAGAGAGCATTAACGCTGGAAGCGTTACGCGTGATGGATGCGATCGACCGTCGCGGGAGCTTCGCTGCCGCGGCTGATGAGCTGGGACGCGTGCCTTCCGCCCTGAGCTACACCATGCAAAAACTGGAGGAAGAGCTGGACGTGGTGCTGTTTGACCGCTCAGGTCATCGCACAAAGTTCACCAACGTCGGGCGTATGCTGCTGGAGCGCGGTCGCGTGCTGCTCGAGGCGGCGGACAAGCTCACCACCGATGCCGAAGCCCTGTCTCGCGGCTGGGAAACTCACCTGACGATCGTCACCGAAGCGCTGGTGCCCACGCCGGATCTGTTTCCGCTGATTGAGAAACTGGCGACCAAGTCCAATACCCAGCTGTCGATTATCACCGAGGTGCTGGCCGGCGCCTGGGAGCGGCTGGAGCAGGGGCGGGCGGATATCGTTGTCGCGCCGGATATGCATTTTCGTTCTTCCTCGGAGATTAACTCGCGCAAACTCTATTCGGTGCTCAGCGTGTACGTCGCGGCGCCGGACCACCCGATCCACCAGGAGCCTGAACCGCTCTCTGAGGTCACCCGCGTGAAATACCGTGGCGTCGCGGTGGCGGATACCGCGCGCGAGCGGCCCGTTCTCACCGTTCAGCTGCTGGATAAACAGCCGCGCTTAACGGTGAGCACCATTGAAGATAAGCGCCAGGCGCTGCTGGCCGGATTAGGCGTGGCGACCATGCCCTATCCGCTGGTGGAGAAGGATATTGCTGAAGGACGCTTGCGGGTGGTCAGTCCGGAATATACCAATGAAATTGACATTATCATGGCCTGGCGACGGGACAGCATGGGCGAAGCGAAGTCCTGGTGCTTGCGTGAGATCCCTAAGCTGTTTGCCGGCAGATAG
- a CDS encoding pirin family protein, whose product MITTRTAKQCGQADFGWLQARYTFSFGHYFDPKLLGFASLRVLNQEVLAPGASFQARTYPKVDILNLILEGEAEYRDSDGNHLQARAGDALIIATQPGVSYSEHNLSKEQSLTRMQLWLDACPQRENPLQQKIEVANAPLQLLASPDGGNNSLQLRQQAWVYHIALEKGEQINVQLHGPRAYLQSIHGTVHAVAQEQPKQALTCGDGAFIRDEANITLVADTPLRALLIDLPV is encoded by the coding sequence ATGATTACTACCCGAACAGCCAAACAATGCGGACAAGCAGACTTCGGCTGGCTGCAGGCCCGCTACACCTTCTCCTTTGGCCACTACTTCGACCCAAAATTACTGGGCTTCGCGTCTTTACGCGTTCTCAATCAGGAAGTGCTGGCCCCCGGGGCCTCGTTCCAGGCCAGAACGTATCCCAAGGTCGATATCCTGAACCTGATTCTGGAAGGCGAAGCGGAGTATCGCGACAGCGACGGCAATCACCTGCAGGCCAGGGCCGGCGACGCGTTGATTATCGCCACTCAGCCTGGCGTGAGCTATAGCGAGCACAATCTGAGCAAAGAGCAGTCGTTAACGCGGATGCAGCTATGGCTCGATGCCTGCCCGCAGCGGGAAAACCCGCTGCAGCAGAAAATCGAGGTCGCCAACGCGCCGCTACAGCTGCTGGCCTCACCGGATGGGGGGAATAATAGCCTCCAGCTTCGCCAGCAGGCCTGGGTCTATCATATCGCGCTGGAAAAAGGTGAGCAGATCAACGTGCAATTGCATGGTCCGCGCGCCTACCTGCAGTCGATCCACGGCACCGTCCATGCCGTCGCGCAGGAACAACCCAAACAGGCTCTCACCTGTGGTGATGGGGCATTTATTCGTGACGAAGCTAACATTACCCTCGTCGCCGATACGCCGCTGCGCGCATTGCTGATAGATTTACCGGTGTAA
- a CDS encoding YqjK-like family protein yields the protein MNGRQERERQKAQLLRQIQQQRLELSACRRHWLEATAPLDRGWHTLLSLRSWLMVGSGLMAVWSVRHPHFLMRWTKRGLGLWSTWRLVRGILRQSAVR from the coding sequence ATGAATGGCCGACAGGAGCGTGAACGGCAAAAGGCGCAGCTGCTGCGCCAGATCCAGCAGCAACGGCTGGAGCTGAGCGCCTGTCGCCGCCACTGGCTGGAAGCGACGGCGCCCTTAGACCGCGGCTGGCATACGCTGCTAAGTTTACGTTCGTGGCTGATGGTGGGCAGCGGTCTGATGGCCGTGTGGTCCGTCCGACACCCGCATTTTTTAATGCGCTGGACCAAACGCGGACTGGGTTTATGGAGTACCTGGCGGCTGGTCCGCGGGATCCTGCGCCAGTCGGCAGTCCGTTAG
- a CDS encoding phage holin family protein, which produces MANTQHTQGPGQRVFSIGQRIVTLLVEMVETRLRLVVVELEEEKANLFQLLIMTGLTLLFAAFGLMSLLVLVIWAVDAQYRLHVMIATTVVLLLAAAIVGILTLRKARRSTLLRLTRKELENDRALLEEDKP; this is translated from the coding sequence ATGGCGAATACTCAACACACGCAGGGGCCGGGTCAGCGCGTCTTCTCCATTGGCCAGCGTATCGTTACGCTGCTGGTCGAAATGGTGGAAACACGGCTGCGCCTGGTCGTCGTGGAGCTGGAGGAGGAGAAAGCCAACCTCTTCCAGCTGCTGATCATGACCGGACTGACGCTGCTGTTTGCCGCGTTTGGCCTCATGAGTCTGCTGGTGCTGGTTATCTGGGCCGTTGACGCTCAGTACCGCCTGCACGTCATGATCGCCACCACCGTCGTGCTGCTTCTCGCCGCCGCGATTGTCGGTATCCTTACCTTACGTAAGGCCCGACGCTCCACGCTGCTGCGCCTGACGCGAAAAGAGCTGGAGAACGACCGTGCCCTTCTGGAGGAAGATAAACCATGA
- a CDS encoding DoxX family protein, producing the protein MKKLEDVGVLVARILMPILFITAGWGKITGYAGTQQYMEAMGVPGALLPLTILLEFGGGLAILFGFLTRTTALFTAGFTLLTAFLFHSNFAEGVNSLMFMKNLTIAGGYLLLAITGPGAFSIDRVLNKKW; encoded by the coding sequence ATGAAAAAATTAGAAGATGTTGGTGTACTGGTAGCGCGCATTCTGATGCCGATTCTGTTTATCACTGCAGGATGGGGCAAAATCACCGGTTATGCGGGAACCCAGCAGTATATGGAAGCCATGGGCGTACCGGGTGCGCTGCTGCCGCTGACCATTCTCCTTGAATTCGGCGGCGGACTGGCGATTCTGTTCGGTTTCCTGACCCGGACCACCGCGCTGTTCACCGCAGGCTTTACGCTGTTGACCGCGTTCCTGTTCCACAGCAACTTTGCGGAAGGCGTGAACTCCCTGATGTTCATGAAAAACCTGACCATCGCTGGCGGTTACCTGCTGCTGGCCATTACCGGACCGGGCGCCTTCAGTATCGACCGTGTACTGAATAAGAAATGGTAA
- a CDS encoding DUF805 domain-containing protein: MDWYLKVLKNYIGFGGRARRKEYWMFILVNLILTGVLSIIDKMLGWQRAGGEGILTTIYGILVFLPWWAVQFRRLHDTDRSAWWLLLLLIPVIGWLVILIFNCQRGTEGNNRFGPDPKPFSY, translated from the coding sequence ATGGACTGGTATCTCAAGGTATTAAAAAACTATATAGGATTTGGCGGCCGTGCGCGGCGCAAAGAGTACTGGATGTTTATTCTGGTCAACCTCATCCTGACCGGCGTATTGAGCATCATCGATAAAATGCTGGGCTGGCAGCGGGCGGGCGGCGAAGGCATTCTGACGACCATCTATGGCATACTGGTCTTTTTACCATGGTGGGCGGTGCAGTTTCGGCGTCTGCACGACACCGACCGTTCGGCATGGTGGCTGCTGCTGCTGTTGATCCCGGTCATCGGCTGGCTGGTGATCCTGATCTTTAACTGCCAGCGCGGAACGGAAGGCAACAACCGATTCGGGCCCGATCCAAAACCCTTTTCCTACTGA
- a CDS encoding glutathione S-transferase family protein, whose amino-acid sequence MGQLVDGVWQDTWYDTKSTGGRFKRSVSAFRNWLTADGAAGPSGEGGFAAEKDRYHLYVSLACPWAHRTLIMRKLKGLEPFLPVSVVNPLMLENGWTFDDSFPEATGDTLYQHDFLYQLYLHADPHYTGRVTVPVLWDKKQQTIVSNESAEIIRMFNTAFDGLGARAGDYYPPALREKIDELNGWIYDNVNNGVYKAGFATSQQAYDEAVDAVFTSLERLEQILGQHRYLTGNQLTEADIRLWTTLVRFDPVYVTHFKCDKRRISDYLNLYGFLRDIYQMPGIAETVSFPHIRHHYYRSHKTINPTGIISIGPQQDLSEPHGRDQRFR is encoded by the coding sequence ATGGGACAATTAGTCGACGGCGTCTGGCAGGATACCTGGTATGACACAAAATCCACCGGTGGGCGTTTTAAGCGTTCCGTTTCCGCCTTCCGTAACTGGCTCACCGCCGATGGCGCGGCCGGCCCGAGTGGTGAAGGGGGATTTGCGGCGGAAAAAGATCGCTATCATCTGTACGTCTCTCTCGCCTGCCCGTGGGCGCATCGCACGTTAATTATGCGTAAGCTGAAAGGACTGGAGCCTTTTCTCCCTGTCTCCGTGGTCAATCCGCTGATGCTGGAAAACGGCTGGACTTTTGACGACAGCTTCCCGGAAGCCACCGGTGACACCCTTTATCAGCACGATTTTCTCTATCAGCTGTATCTGCACGCCGACCCGCACTACACCGGTCGCGTCACCGTCCCGGTACTATGGGATAAAAAACAGCAGACCATCGTCAGCAATGAGTCGGCAGAAATCATCCGTATGTTTAATACCGCCTTCGATGGCCTGGGCGCCAGAGCCGGGGATTACTACCCGCCGGCGCTGCGGGAAAAAATCGATGAACTGAACGGCTGGATCTATGACAACGTCAATAACGGCGTGTATAAAGCCGGCTTTGCCACCAGTCAGCAGGCTTACGACGAAGCGGTGGATGCGGTGTTTACCTCGCTGGAGCGGCTGGAGCAGATCCTCGGTCAGCATCGTTACCTGACGGGCAATCAGCTGACGGAAGCGGATATTCGCCTGTGGACGACGCTGGTACGCTTCGACCCGGTGTATGTGACCCATTTTAAATGCGACAAACGACGCATCAGCGATTATCTCAATCTCTACGGTTTCCTGCGCGACATCTACCAGATGCCGGGTATCGCGGAGACGGTGAGCTTTCCGCATATTCGTCACCACTATTACCGCAGCCATAAAACCATTAACCCTACCGGCATCATCTCCATTGGGCCGCAGCAGGATCTCAGCGAACCACACGGTCGCGACCAGCGCTTCCGTTGA